One Sulfurimonas sp. genomic window carries:
- a CDS encoding UbiX family flavin prenyltransferase: MKKLKIVVASSGASGVNLGIKAVKLLPKEIEKHFIMTKNSQIVLDKEMGAILHDNDDISASISSGSFGVDAMIIAPCSMNTLAKIACGIADNLVTRCASVMIKEQKKLILAPREMPFSAIALENMHKLATLGVIIAPPVMAYYSEQQSLDEMENFIIGKWFDLLGIENDLYKRWE; this comes from the coding sequence GTGAAAAAACTTAAAATAGTAGTGGCATCAAGCGGCGCAAGCGGTGTAAATCTTGGAATAAAAGCAGTTAAACTGCTCCCAAAAGAGATAGAAAAACACTTTATCATGACAAAAAATTCACAAATAGTTTTAGACAAAGAGATGGGCGCGATACTCCATGATAATGACGACATCTCCGCAAGTATCTCTTCAGGCTCTTTTGGAGTCGATGCTATGATTATCGCACCGTGCAGTATGAATACTCTTGCAAAAATAGCATGCGGTATCGCCGATAATCTGGTTACGAGATGTGCAAGCGTTATGATAAAAGAGCAAAAAAAACTTATACTTGCTCCGCGAGAGATGCCGTTTTCCGCTATTGCCCTAGAAAATATGCACAAATTAGCAACTTTAGGGGTAATAATCGCCCCTCCTGTTATGGCTTACTACTCAGAGCAGCAGAGTTTGGATGAGATGGAAAATTTTATCATAGGCAAATGGTTTGACTTGCTTGGAATCGAAAACGACCTTTATAAAAGATGGGAATAA
- the hisS gene encoding histidine--tRNA ligase produces MINSLRGMNDILSDDYERFTYFISTATKIAERYGFHFIETPLLEETALFKRSVGESSDIVGKEMYQFIDKGQNDVCLRPEGTAGVVRAFIQKKLDRAGGIHRFFYHGAMFRYERPQKGRLRQFHQFGVESFGVDSVYEDASMIMMVSDILKELGIGYRLQLNSLGCNDCMPAYREELVAFVRKCKDGICEDCVRRVDTNPIRVLDCKNGSCQELYIGAPKLINNLCSDCGNDFNTLKKILEDNGIEYEVNTNLVRGLDYYSKTAFEFVSDNIGSQSAIAGGGRYDRLVEFLDGKATPAVGFAMGIERLMELIVMPNETQIGYYIGALDDEAVDLVVKIAHKKRKTDVVTIDYKVKNIKNHLKTADKVNAKYFAVIGSSEIANGTIRVKNLDDKTEKTVTLEEF; encoded by the coding sequence ATGATTAATTCGTTAAGAGGGATGAATGATATTTTAAGCGATGATTATGAAAGATTTACATACTTTATAAGCACTGCTACGAAGATTGCCGAGAGATACGGTTTTCATTTTATCGAGACCCCTCTTTTGGAAGAGACTGCTCTTTTTAAACGCTCGGTAGGTGAATCAAGTGATATTGTCGGCAAAGAGATGTATCAGTTTATCGACAAAGGGCAAAACGATGTCTGTCTTCGTCCTGAGGGAACTGCGGGTGTGGTTCGTGCATTTATACAGAAAAAACTTGACCGTGCAGGCGGAATACACCGCTTTTTTTACCACGGGGCTATGTTTAGATATGAAAGACCGCAAAAAGGTCGCTTAAGACAGTTTCATCAGTTTGGAGTCGAGAGCTTCGGCGTTGATAGCGTCTATGAAGATGCTTCTATGATTATGATGGTAAGCGATATACTAAAGGAGCTTGGCATCGGGTACAGGCTTCAGCTTAATTCGCTCGGCTGCAACGACTGTATGCCGGCTTACCGCGAAGAGCTTGTCGCATTTGTAAGAAAGTGCAAAGACGGGATTTGCGAAGATTGCGTTCGCAGAGTAGACACAAACCCGATTAGAGTGCTTGACTGCAAAAACGGTTCGTGCCAAGAACTCTACATCGGCGCTCCGAAACTTATAAACAATCTATGTTCTGATTGCGGCAATGATTTTAACACTCTAAAAAAGATTTTAGAAGATAACGGTATTGAATATGAAGTTAATACAAACCTTGTTCGCGGGCTTGACTACTACTCCAAAACTGCATTTGAGTTCGTAAGCGATAACATAGGGAGCCAAAGCGCGATTGCAGGCGGCGGAAGATATGACAGACTTGTCGAGTTTTTAGACGGCAAAGCAACCCCTGCCGTAGGATTCGCCATGGGGATTGAGAGACTTATGGAACTCATAGTGATGCCAAATGAAACCCAAATTGGATATTATATCGGCGCGCTTGATGATGAAGCTGTTGATTTGGTAGTAAAAATAGCACACAAAAAGAGAAAAACCGATGTTGTGACTATAGATTACAAAGTAAAAAATATTAAGAACCATCTCAAAACAGCCGATAAAGTAAACGCAAAATATTTTGCCGTTATAGGTTCAAGCGAGATTGCAAACGGTACAATCAGAGTTAAAAACTTAGATGACAAAACAGAAAAAACAGTAACTTTAGAGGAGTTTTAA
- the tmk gene encoding dTMP kinase: MYIAIEGIDTAGKSTQIAKLTEHFKDAVITKEPGGTEVGKEIREIVLSAKTKSKKAEFLLFLADRAEHIKEIIEPNLDKLIISDRSAVSGVAYALIQGEISETAIVHLNRFATDGIYPSKVFLLYLTKEELEFRLSQKKLDGIELRGVEYLLGIQDAIIEAAKLLNLELIIIDATKSIDTITEEILNSINA; encoded by the coding sequence ATGTACATTGCAATAGAGGGAATCGACACTGCCGGAAAAAGCACTCAGATAGCAAAACTAACAGAACATTTTAAAGATGCCGTTATCACAAAAGAGCCGGGCGGCACAGAAGTAGGCAAAGAGATAAGAGAGATAGTCTTAAGTGCAAAAACAAAGAGTAAAAAAGCTGAATTTTTACTCTTTTTAGCAGATCGTGCAGAACATATAAAGGAGATTATAGAGCCGAATTTAGATAAGCTCATCATCTCCGATAGAAGTGCCGTAAGCGGTGTTGCATATGCTCTTATTCAGGGTGAAATCAGCGAAACGGCTATCGTACATCTCAACAGGTTTGCAACGGACGGCATCTATCCGTCAAAGGTTTTTCTGCTTTATCTGACAAAAGAGGAACTTGAGTTTAGACTCTCCCAAAAAAAGCTAGACGGAATCGAGCTTAGAGGCGTAGAGTATCTTTTAGGCATCCAAGATGCCATTATAGAGGCTGCAAAACTCCTAAACTTGGAACTAATCATCATTGATGCAACAAAAAGCATAGATACCATTACCGAAGAGATATTAAATAGTATCAACGCTTAA
- a CDS encoding mobile mystery protein B: MIDSTKRIDDATPLNDISGLKLPKGKVYTLKEIYEREAGNIAKAILKYLSAPPSKKEAPFSYGWMMELHEEMFGDVWEWAGKFRKIELSIGIQAYRVPMELKILCDDVEYWSKNKTYDVFEIATRMHHRAVQIHPFQNGNGRWSRMLANIYLRQHGKMPVRWQEDLLAKENPKRSEYISALKKADNGDYSELINMHRVTY, encoded by the coding sequence ATGATAGATTCTACCAAGCGTATCGATGATGCAACACCTCTTAATGATATATCGGGCTTAAAACTTCCAAAAGGAAAAGTTTATACACTCAAAGAGATATATGAAAGAGAAGCTGGGAATATTGCAAAAGCAATACTAAAATACCTCTCAGCCCCACCGTCAAAAAAAGAAGCACCCTTTAGTTACGGCTGGATGATGGAACTACATGAAGAGATGTTTGGAGATGTGTGGGAATGGGCTGGAAAGTTTAGAAAAATAGAGTTATCCATAGGTATCCAAGCGTATCGTGTGCCGATGGAACTTAAAATTCTGTGTGATGATGTGGAGTATTGGAGTAAAAACAAGACTTATGATGTGTTTGAGATAGCTACAAGGATGCATCATAGAGCAGTCCAAATTCACCCATTTCAAAACGGTAATGGCAGATGGAGCAGGATGTTGGCAAATATTTATTTAAGACAGCATGGCAAAATGCCTGTTCGTTGGCAAGAGGATTTACTGGCTAAAGAAAATCCTAAAAGAAGTGAGTATATCAGTGCCTTGAAAAAAGCTGACAATGGGGATTATAGTGAACTCATCAATATGCATAGAGTGACTTATTAG
- the flgA gene encoding flagellar basal body P-ring formation chaperone FlgA, with protein sequence MLFKLLIFVLIYLNLHANTEIEDTYYVDNRIINSSVITKDTKNDFTILSIDKNSNTQKIKTKDLMKLLSDHGYKNYHSKKSYINFILKSPIDVSLLKLKLKEYYEKNYETIDIQNISIEPRGHITALPKDYIVNIESHDFLSKNGIINIKTAENKKIFFNYLIKATVMVYISSDIIKKEAQISPQNYIKKSVVLDKFRAKPIQNIDNSSIQAKRHIPKDTILTHNDIELLHVIKRDSMINVTMSKDGMNIIFSAKALQDAKVDDIIKVQNSNGKILKAKVTGSNKAELE encoded by the coding sequence ATGCTTTTTAAACTTCTTATTTTTGTTCTTATCTACTTAAATCTACATGCAAATACAGAAATAGAAGATACCTACTATGTTGATAACAGGATAATTAACTCATCAGTAATTACAAAAGATACAAAAAACGATTTTACGATTTTATCTATTGATAAAAACTCTAATACGCAGAAGATAAAAACTAAAGATTTAATGAAGTTGTTGAGTGATCACGGATACAAAAACTATCACTCTAAAAAAAGCTATATAAATTTTATTTTAAAAAGTCCTATTGATGTATCACTGCTTAAGTTGAAACTAAAAGAGTATTATGAAAAAAACTATGAAACCATAGATATTCAAAATATTTCAATAGAACCGAGAGGTCATATAACTGCCCTGCCAAAAGATTATATAGTGAATATAGAGAGTCACGATTTTTTATCAAAAAACGGCATTATAAATATAAAAACGGCAGAAAATAAGAAGATATTTTTTAACTACCTTATAAAAGCAACCGTCATGGTTTACATCAGCTCGGATATTATCAAAAAAGAGGCTCAGATTTCACCTCAAAATTACATAAAAAAGAGTGTAGTTTTAGATAAATTTAGAGCTAAACCAATACAAAATATAGATAACAGCTCCATTCAGGCAAAACGACATATTCCAAAAGATACGATTTTAACACATAATGATATTGAACTGCTTCATGTAATCAAGAGAGATTCTATGATTAATGTAACCATGTCAAAAGACGGCATGAATATCATATTTAGCGCAAAAGCACTTCAAGATGCCAAAGTAGATGATATAATAAAAGTTCAAAACAGCAACGGAAAAATTTTAAAAGCAAAAGTTACAGGCAGTAACAAGGCGGAGCTAGAGTGA
- a CDS encoding PD-(D/E)XK nuclease family protein, with protein sequence MQQEEKQTIKSIIAQVIKINEKYEEIKKIKGESFNIFSILKLDRYEVQMHSNFIYELLNPKGSHNQGTLFLELFLKNTLDLGEYGGIKNIYQEYPASNNRRIDFVLETQNYQIGIEMKIDAGDQDKQLLDYKKELDKSNKESKLYYLTLTGYEASKESTNGLKVDKDYFLLSFRDDIYNWIEECIEKSATIPLLREGLVHYKNLIGKITNKISIPMEKEMEEVINTPKQVEAAQIILNEYPKIWAKKEMEFWDALEERLQNFYLGKKYEFRDINNIWLDKQGNELPKEEVIERIYRLRYIKYVFMGFSLEKEYKNNTSVYLMIVQLESTVSIYLSFYAENGEIISMNSALKAICENISFTRIYDKNKRYKNIDEKIIFYGRYQTEPTYDLFNDKQFNNYVDKVAREVENTINQLEENEKAIAKAINS encoded by the coding sequence ATGCAACAAGAAGAAAAACAAACTATAAAGTCAATAATTGCTCAGGTGATTAAGATAAACGAAAAATACGAAGAGATAAAAAAGATTAAGGGTGAAAGCTTCAATATCTTTTCAATCTTAAAACTTGATAGATATGAAGTGCAGATGCACTCTAATTTTATCTATGAATTGCTTAACCCCAAAGGTTCCCATAATCAAGGAACTCTATTTTTGGAGTTATTTTTAAAAAATACTCTTGATTTAGGAGAATATGGCGGCATCAAAAATATTTATCAAGAGTACCCTGCTAGTAATAATAGAAGAATTGATTTTGTTTTAGAAACACAAAACTATCAAATCGGGATAGAGATGAAGATAGATGCCGGAGATCAAGATAAGCAATTGCTTGATTATAAAAAAGAGCTAGACAAAAGTAATAAAGAATCTAAACTTTACTATCTCACTTTAACAGGTTACGAAGCAAGTAAAGAAAGCACAAATGGGCTTAAAGTTGATAAAGATTATTTTTTACTATCGTTTAGAGACGATATCTATAATTGGATTGAAGAGTGTATAGAAAAAAGTGCGACCATTCCTCTGCTTAGAGAGGGACTTGTGCATTATAAAAACTTAATCGGGAAAATCACAAATAAAATATCGATACCTATGGAGAAAGAAATGGAAGAAGTAATAAATACACCAAAACAAGTTGAAGCGGCTCAAATCATACTGAATGAATATCCTAAAATCTGGGCAAAAAAAGAGATGGAGTTTTGGGATGCATTGGAAGAAAGATTACAAAATTTTTATTTAGGTAAAAAATATGAATTTCGTGATATTAACAATATTTGGCTTGATAAGCAAGGAAATGAATTACCAAAAGAAGAAGTTATCGAAAGAATTTATCGCTTACGATATATAAAATATGTTTTTATGGGATTTTCTCTAGAAAAAGAGTATAAAAACAACACTTCCGTATATTTGATGATTGTTCAATTAGAGAGTACTGTATCTATTTATCTGTCATTTTATGCAGAAAATGGGGAGATAATATCAATGAATTCTGCATTAAAGGCAATATGTGAGAACATTAGTTTTACTAGAATATATGATAAAAATAAAAGATATAAAAATATAGATGAAAAAATTATTTTTTACGGTCGTTATCAAACAGAACCGACATATGATTTATTTAATGATAAGCAATTTAACAATTATGTTGATAAAGTAGCCAGAGAAGTTGAAAACACAATAAATCAGCTTGAGGAAAATGAAAAAGCTATTGCAAAAGCAATAAATTCTTAA
- a CDS encoding flagellar biosynthesis protein FlgL, whose amino-acid sequence MRITNNMYYKNLYSASNSKLNNELYDVNKQIASGLSIEYAYEGVRTFSETMRLDNEVAVLGQIEKSTQSGYKVSEQTDIILNEFETSMNRVRTLLVTAANGTNDEVSLNAVAKELRGVETHLKDLANSSINGQYLFSGTAIDVKPIAEDGTYLGNDGVLESFTGSGTRLQYNISGEELFLGEESSVKKEVTTNVVQQNQITKYAALQPAGFSGGTIIEASSTIRDLMGDTDNVVDAINNKHFFYISGTKNNGDSFEQKISLKDSDTVNDLMTQIGDLYGNTTDTKVVNVSLNQSGQIVIEDKIKGSSKLDFHIVGATDFSGGAAANVNSIDALGVGESSFDKIMLGTSTATNPNLHVKEFIKSSLISADGVAATNIIEGTIYDRVEFSKVGSKLSSNVAQVVKGTNEFATSSTKISDVASGASLNGKSFVLEGNDVNGAAYSVQIDLATAGSTFTVGANTYDIFDMQTPRAAVDADEMTYKQLMDVVNMVVTGNLPAAAPGTAAQYDSAVETANARGNTFLTYDGKIGFQEIGVGSTSATIAMYDSNSGDFSNPASVLTFNTNNAVTIRDPKTDFFKTIDEMITAVENYKLYPDSSSGKVRSVGIENAIAKMDNLQDHIFKAHSKVGSQTNALSASVERVQLLKLSTASLRSSVIDTDVAEAQLRLSQLKLNYEAMLTTVGKVSKLSLVNYL is encoded by the coding sequence ATGAGAATTACAAACAATATGTACTATAAAAATCTTTATTCTGCGAGTAACTCTAAATTAAATAATGAGTTGTATGATGTAAATAAACAGATTGCGTCCGGACTTAGTATAGAGTATGCATACGAAGGTGTAAGGACATTTTCCGAAACTATGAGACTGGATAATGAGGTTGCAGTTCTTGGGCAGATAGAGAAGAGTACTCAGAGCGGGTATAAGGTTTCCGAACAGACCGATATTATCTTAAACGAGTTTGAAACTTCTATGAACCGTGTAAGAACTCTTTTGGTAACTGCTGCAAACGGCACAAATGATGAAGTTTCGCTTAATGCCGTTGCAAAAGAACTAAGAGGGGTAGAAACTCATTTGAAAGATTTGGCAAATAGTTCTATAAACGGTCAGTATCTATTTTCCGGAACGGCTATAGATGTTAAACCTATTGCCGAAGACGGCACATACTTGGGTAATGACGGAGTGTTAGAGTCATTTACGGGCTCAGGAACGAGGTTACAGTACAATATAAGCGGAGAAGAACTGTTCTTAGGTGAAGAGTCGAGTGTTAAAAAAGAAGTTACGACAAATGTCGTACAGCAAAACCAGATAACTAAATATGCAGCCCTGCAGCCTGCAGGATTTAGCGGCGGCACCATAATCGAAGCAAGCAGCACTATCCGTGACTTGATGGGCGATACAGATAATGTCGTAGATGCTATAAACAATAAACACTTTTTTTATATCAGCGGGACAAAAAATAACGGTGATTCTTTTGAACAAAAAATTAGCTTAAAAGACAGTGACACCGTAAATGACTTAATGACTCAAATCGGTGATTTATACGGAAATACTACAGATACGAAAGTTGTAAATGTCAGTTTAAATCAATCAGGTCAAATAGTTATCGAAGACAAAATCAAAGGTTCCAGCAAATTGGATTTTCATATAGTAGGTGCGACTGATTTTAGCGGCGGGGCGGCGGCTAATGTAAACAGCATAGATGCTTTGGGTGTCGGTGAGAGTAGTTTTGACAAAATTATGTTAGGCACTTCAACGGCTACAAATCCAAATCTGCATGTAAAAGAGTTTATAAAATCATCTTTGATTTCAGCTGACGGCGTAGCTGCTACAAACATCATCGAGGGGACTATTTATGACAGAGTAGAGTTTAGCAAAGTCGGTTCTAAACTCTCTTCAAATGTTGCTCAAGTCGTAAAAGGCACAAATGAATTTGCAACTTCTTCAACTAAGATTTCAGATGTAGCATCGGGCGCCAGCCTAAACGGAAAATCTTTTGTACTTGAAGGTAATGATGTAAACGGAGCCGCGTATAGCGTACAGATTGATTTGGCGACTGCAGGTTCAACTTTTACCGTCGGTGCCAACACTTATGATATTTTTGATATGCAAACACCAAGAGCGGCAGTAGATGCCGATGAGATGACATATAAACAACTTATGGATGTCGTAAATATGGTCGTAACCGGAAATCTTCCCGCAGCGGCTCCCGGTACGGCGGCTCAATATGACAGTGCGGTTGAAACGGCAAATGCCAGAGGAAATACATTTTTAACTTATGACGGCAAAATCGGGTTTCAAGAAATCGGAGTCGGAAGTACTAGTGCGACAATTGCTATGTATGATTCAAACAGCGGCGATTTTTCAAATCCTGCTTCCGTGTTGACTTTTAATACAAATAATGCCGTAACTATTCGTGACCCGAAAACAGATTTTTTTAAAACTATAGATGAAATGATAACTGCAGTTGAAAATTACAAACTATATCCAGATAGCAGTTCCGGTAAGGTAAGAAGCGTAGGCATAGAAAATGCGATTGCCAAGATGGATAATCTGCAAGATCATATTTTTAAAGCGCACTCTAAAGTCGGTTCGCAAACAAACGCATTATCTGCCTCCGTGGAGAGAGTTCAACTGCTTAAACTAAGTACGGCATCGCTCCGTTCATCAGTTATAGATACGGATGTGGCTGAAGCACAGCTTAGATTGTCTCAGCTAAAGTTGAATTATGAAGCTATGCTTACAACGGTAGGAAAAGTATCGAAACTTAGTCTGGTAAACTACCTATAA
- a CDS encoding WYL domain-containing protein, translating to MAYKHDYDKILTRLTTILSRLNDREALSVKELAEEFNVSSKTIQRDFNERLSAFHIYQDNKKWKMQEGFRVEKTKSLQEQLVLEIMEKIAEGIGGKFAMSSHKLLSKIKNEEFNPIYAKLNIEDISDRFDDVHLIEKAIKEKTELECSYENEREGTFRTNIQPLKIVNYEGFWYLVAARDGYIEKYYIKTLSNIKQTAITFTTDDKIEALLENSINIWFKSDIEPFEVKIYADKTAAKYFLRRQLPTQKIETLSKDGTMEFIVRITDEMEIIPVIKYWLPHLRVIEPLWIQEMVDEDLKSYLDERT from the coding sequence ATGGCATATAAACACGACTATGACAAAATATTAACAAGACTTACAACAATTTTATCACGACTTAATGATAGAGAAGCTCTGTCTGTTAAAGAGTTAGCAGAAGAATTTAATGTCAGTTCCAAAACAATTCAACGAGATTTTAACGAGAGACTAAGTGCATTTCATATCTACCAAGATAATAAAAAATGGAAAATGCAAGAGGGTTTTAGAGTTGAGAAAACAAAATCTCTTCAAGAGCAGTTAGTTTTAGAGATTATGGAAAAAATTGCTGAAGGCATTGGCGGTAAATTTGCGATGTCATCACACAAACTTCTATCTAAAATTAAAAATGAAGAGTTTAACCCCATCTATGCAAAATTAAATATAGAAGATATCAGCGATAGATTTGATGATGTTCATCTAATAGAAAAAGCCATAAAAGAAAAAACTGAATTGGAGTGCAGTTATGAAAACGAGAGAGAAGGAACTTTCAGAACAAATATACAACCGCTAAAAATAGTTAATTACGAAGGCTTTTGGTATTTAGTAGCAGCTAGAGACGGTTACATAGAAAAATACTACATAAAAACTCTCTCAAACATAAAACAAACAGCGATAACTTTTACAACCGACGATAAGATTGAAGCTCTTTTAGAAAACTCTATAAATATCTGGTTCAAGTCGGACATAGAACCGTTTGAAGTAAAAATATATGCAGATAAAACAGCTGCAAAATATTTTTTAAGAAGGCAACTCCCGACTCAAAAGATAGAAACTTTAAGCAAAGACGGTACGATGGAGTTTATCGTACGCATAACCGATGAAATGGAAATCATCCCTGTCATTAAATATTGGCTGCCTCATTTAAGAGTGATTGAACCGTTGTGGATTCAAGAGATGGTAGATGAGGATTTAAAAAGTTATTTGGATGAACGGACATAA
- a CDS encoding HPP family protein yields the protein MAKKYLLRMMSKGTRPARKSASKILWSVVGSFVGIYVMSIFSNSFSTQDSFFLLGSFGASAVLIYGAPEVPFSQPRNLIGGHVLSAIVSVFLVKNFGNLLSLELLCALSVALSVLVMHLTITMHPPGGATALIYVIGSEKIQSLGWIYPLSPIALGVVMMLLIALIVNNISSNTKRHYPTYWY from the coding sequence TTGGCAAAAAAATATCTTCTAAGAATGATGTCAAAAGGCACCAGACCTGCCAGAAAATCGGCAAGCAAAATCTTGTGGTCGGTAGTAGGTTCATTTGTGGGTATCTATGTTATGTCGATTTTTAGCAACTCATTTTCAACGCAAGACAGTTTTTTTCTTCTAGGCTCTTTCGGCGCTTCTGCCGTTTTAATCTACGGAGCGCCGGAAGTACCTTTTTCTCAACCCAGAAACCTAATCGGAGGGCATGTTTTATCTGCCATAGTCTCAGTATTTTTGGTAAAAAATTTTGGAAACTTACTAAGTTTAGAACTTTTATGTGCGCTCAGCGTTGCGCTCTCTGTTTTAGTAATGCATCTAACTATAACCATGCATCCTCCCGGAGGTGCTACTGCACTTATATATGTCATAGGAAGCGAGAAAATCCAGTCACTCGGTTGGATTTATCCGCTCTCACCGATAGCTCTCGGAGTTGTCATGATGCTCCTGATAGCACTTATCGTAAATAATATATCAAGCAATACTAAGAGGCACTACCCTACTTACTGGTACTAA
- the coaD gene encoding pantetheine-phosphate adenylyltransferase: MKKTALYPGTFDPITNGHFDIIERALKLFDEVIVAVAGSADKKPMFTLDERIEMVREAVKNLNNVTVVGFDNLTVELAKANNATVLIRGLRAVSDFEYELQLGYLNNSLDDTLETVYLMPKLQNAFISSSIVRNLLKFSAKTEHLLPKEVQEIIGSMKSCTLQ, from the coding sequence ATGAAAAAAACAGCACTTTATCCGGGAACTTTCGACCCGATTACAAACGGTCATTTCGACATAATAGAGAGAGCATTAAAACTTTTTGACGAAGTTATAGTCGCAGTTGCCGGTTCGGCAGACAAAAAACCGATGTTTACGCTTGATGAACGAATAGAAATGGTAAGAGAAGCCGTAAAAAATCTAAATAATGTAACTGTTGTCGGTTTTGACAATCTTACGGTTGAACTTGCAAAAGCAAATAATGCTACAGTTTTAATTCGCGGTTTAAGGGCAGTCAGCGACTTTGAGTACGAACTTCAACTCGGATACTTAAACAATTCGCTGGACGATACGCTTGAAACTGTTTATCTTATGCCAAAACTCCAAAATGCCTTTATCAGTTCTTCTATCGTTAGAAATCTTCTAAAATTCAGTGCCAAAACCGAACATCTCTTGCCAAAAGAGGTTCAAGAAATTATAGGAAGTATGAAATCATGTACATTGCAATAG
- a CDS encoding superoxide dismutase, whose amino-acid sequence MIELPKLPFAENSLEPFLSAETLQYHYGKHHAAYVNKLNELIKGTEFDKMSLSSIIRDSDGAVFNNAAQVFNHTFYWNCLSGSKSAPSRKFLLKINNDFGSLETLKEEFIKAGTTLFGSGWVWLVREPKGKLALKQTSNAHTPLSSNLIPLFVCDVWEHAYYIDYRNLRLKYLEEFWNHINWDFASEAFEKTDNEIFIGTEPCNDIHDPFCQILDDIQNQDRVTS is encoded by the coding sequence ATGATAGAGTTACCGAAACTGCCTTTTGCCGAGAATTCACTTGAGCCTTTTCTTTCAGCGGAGACGCTGCAGTACCATTATGGCAAACACCACGCTGCTTATGTAAATAAATTAAATGAGCTTATCAAAGGAACAGAGTTTGATAAGATGTCTCTCTCTTCCATTATCCGTGATTCTGATGGAGCTGTTTTTAACAATGCGGCACAGGTTTTTAACCATACTTTTTATTGGAATTGTCTGAGTGGTTCCAAGTCTGCTCCTAGCAGAAAATTTTTACTCAAAATAAATAATGATTTTGGTTCTTTGGAAACCCTAAAAGAGGAGTTTATAAAAGCAGGGACAACACTATTCGGTTCAGGATGGGTATGGTTGGTTAGAGAGCCTAAAGGAAAATTGGCACTTAAACAAACAAGCAATGCACACACTCCTCTATCTTCAAATCTTATACCTCTGTTTGTATGCGATGTATGGGAACATGCATATTATATTGACTATAGAAATCTGCGCTTAAAATATTTAGAAGAGTTTTGGAATCATATTAATTGGGATTTTGCGTCAGAAGCATTTGAAAAAACAGATAATGAGATTTTTATCGGAACAGAGCCTTGCAACGATATACACGATCCTTTTTGCCAGATACTGGATGATATTCAAAATCAAGATAGAGTTACCAGTTAA